The following proteins are encoded in a genomic region of Vanessa tameamea isolate UH-Manoa-2023 chromosome 4, ilVanTame1 primary haplotype, whole genome shotgun sequence:
- the LOC113396701 gene encoding E3 ubiquitin-protein ligase PPP1R11-like produces the protein MGERQRTLRTEDMATTSTAVTTVPPQTQEESVERVAVITLRPTRNQQRKKVVWTDDTIDNENMNKKKSKCCCIYEKPHRFDESDSEDSDDECEHCFGHVERKHKKHHTGTVTTTEIQETVEQTASITLQPSEPAPAPPDRPPANTT, from the exons ATGGGCGAACGACAGAGAACTTTACGAACCGAAGACATGGCTACGACCAGTACAGCGGTGACGACGGTGCCGCCACAGACACAAGAG GAGTCAGTGGAGCGCGTGGCGGTGATCACGCTCCGGCCGACGCGGAATCAACAGCGGAAGAAGGTCGTCTGGACTGACGACACCATCGACAATGAGAATATGAACAAGAAGAAATCTAAAT GTTGTTGTATATACGAGAAGCCGCATCGCTTCGACGAGTCCGACTCCGAAGACAGCGATGACGAATGTGAGCACTGCTTTGGGCACGTCGAGCGAAAGCACAAGAAACACCACACGGGCACAGTGACAACAACAGAAATACAG GAGACGGTGGAGCAAACAGCATCAATAACGCTCCAGCCGAGCGAgcctgcgcccgcgccgcccgacAGGCCGCCGGCGAACACCACATAA
- the LOC113396692 gene encoding succinate--hydroxymethylglutarate CoA-transferase — MRLVERLIFKCIKVTKFVATPKQCILNAKFSTKCDGLLSDINVLDLTRVVAGPFCTMTLGDLGANVIKVESLDGDEARKWGPPFIEGSKDSYYFMAINRNKKSICIDLKTLEGKQVVYDLARKCDVVVENFLPGKLDKLGVGYEKLSVINPKLIYCAVTGFGPVGPYSRKPGYDVVISAMGGMLNATGEKNGNPVKPGVAITDVTTGLHAFGAIMTALYYRNKTGRGQKIDCDLLSTQISSMINVANIYLNCGIEGHRWGTAHANLVPYQAFKTKDGFIVIGTGSNAQFIDFCKLINREDLITDERFKDNASRVKHRDEIVKIISEIIVTKTKKEWSLIFKNASFPNGPVNNMGDVFSDEHVQEIGLVKELPHEVAGTIKMVGPPTLYSEGGNMARTAPPTLGQHTRDVLSDFLGYHNTKIDGLFENKIVL, encoded by the exons atgAGACTTGTAGaaagacttatttttaaatgtattaaagttaCGAAATTTGTAGCAACACCTAAGCAATGTATTTTGAATGCTAAGTTTTCAACAAAGTGTGATGGATTGCTTAGCGATATTAACGTCCTAGATTTAACCAGAGTTGTTGCGGGACCTTTTTGTACTATGACCCTAGGTGATTTAGGCGCGAACGTTATTAAAGTTGAAAGCCTAGATGGTGATGAGGCTAGAAAATGGGGTCCTCCTTTTATTGAAGGCTCTAAGGATTCATATTACTTTATGGCTATAAACaggaataaaaaaagtatttgcatTGATTTAAAAACTCTGGAAG GTAAGCAGGTTGTCTATGATCTAGCCAGAAAATGTGATGTAGTTGTGGAAAATTTTCTCCCTGGAAAACTAGATAAGCTCGGAGTTGGCTATGAAAAACTAAGTGTCATTAATCCAAAGTTAATATACTGTGCAGTCACAGGGTTCGGTCCTGTTGGACCTTATTCTAGGAAACCAGG cTACGATGTTGTTATATCAGCTATGGGGGGCATGTTGAATGCGACCGGTGAAAAGAATGGCAATCCAGTTAAACCAGGAGTTGCTATTACTGATGTAACAACAGGACTTCATGCTTTTGGCGCAATCATGACCGCCTTATACTATAGAAACAAGACTGGTCGAGGCCAAAAAATTGACTGTGATCTTCTATCCACTCAAATATCAAGTATGATCAACGTCGCTAATATATACTTGAATTGCGGTATTGAGGGACACAGATGGGGCACAGCACATGCTAACCTGGTCCCCTACCAAGCATTCAAAACCAAAGACGGTTTCATAGTAATAGGTACAGGTTCAAACGCACAATTCATTGATTTTTGCAAATTAATCAACAGAGAGGACTTGATCACCGATGAACGTTTCAAAGATAACGCGTCAAGAGtcaaacatcgtgacgaaatcGTGAAGATTATCAGTGAGATAATTGTTACTAAGACAAAGAAAGAATGGTCGTTAATATTCAAAAACGCCTCGTTCCCGAACGGTCCTGTCAATAATATGGGTGACGTGTTTAGCGATGAACATGTCCAAGAAATTGGTTTGGTCAAGGAATTGCCGCATGAAGTTGCAGGGACCATCAAAATGGTTGGTCCCCCAACTCTATACTCAGAAGGGGGGAATATGGCAAGAAcggcaccaccaaccttgggtcaGCATACAAGAGACGTTCTATCTGATTTCTTGGGTTATCATAACACGAAGATCGATGGATTGTTTGAAAATAAGATTGTTCTATAA